From the Exiguobacterium aurantiacum genome, one window contains:
- the cas8c gene encoding type I-C CRISPR-associated protein Cas8c/Csd1 has protein sequence MSVWQQLYETYNQHLDEVGKSESRWEGKTFTLLPISHTTQTAHITVNITPNGEFHTAEVIEKGGGNTLIPSTEDSSSRAGSVIAPYPLHDKLPYVAGDYEAFGGVYKKDNAYQVYINNLKKWSESSHGFDRLKSIYTYLQKGRLIEDLVNEKVLFTETDGTLKWTWKDKEEKPKIYSIVTGGMEGAFIRFHVHSSEQLYKEPWQDSEFYQSFIAYYAEQAGDSTLCFVTGEQKVGSTKHANKIRNAGDKAKLISANDSSGFTYRGRFDKASEAATISYEVSQKAHNALKWLIQRQGKLIDQRVFLVWGSQVTEMPSAVDSTFSLAALFNDVEEKEVFDTNRDGARAFSDALIGYKRKLPQQTVNILIIDAATTGRLAILYYRSFDQEQYFKRLESWHTEHPWEYVYFDREKKRRVFIGAPSLHDIATAAYGPRANEKLIKATVERLVPCVVDGRIVPDDVRRCLIQRASNPVGLEAWEWEKTLQIACGMINKKEGMTVALDSNLKDRDYLFGRLLALADYLERKALGKENRSTNAIRYMNAFSQNPARTWLTIQSALQPYQAKLGGKVTYINKLIDEVGSQLDPSDFTNKPLSGKYLLGFYSQRHDLYQKREETNLSNEESVEA, from the coding sequence ATGAGCGTTTGGCAACAGCTATACGAGACATACAATCAACATCTCGATGAAGTAGGTAAATCAGAAAGTCGTTGGGAAGGAAAGACGTTCACGTTGCTTCCGATTTCTCATACGACACAAACAGCTCACATAACTGTCAACATAACCCCAAATGGCGAATTCCACACGGCTGAAGTGATTGAGAAGGGAGGCGGAAATACATTAATTCCAAGCACCGAAGATTCATCTAGCCGAGCAGGGAGTGTGATAGCCCCGTATCCGTTACATGACAAATTACCTTATGTGGCTGGGGATTATGAAGCATTTGGCGGAGTGTATAAAAAAGACAATGCGTATCAAGTGTACATTAATAACCTAAAAAAATGGTCTGAATCCTCTCATGGATTTGATCGGTTGAAGAGTATCTATACGTACTTACAAAAGGGACGACTCATTGAAGATTTAGTGAACGAGAAAGTACTTTTCACAGAGACTGATGGCACGTTGAAATGGACGTGGAAGGATAAAGAAGAAAAGCCGAAAATCTACTCCATAGTTACCGGTGGAATGGAAGGAGCGTTTATACGTTTTCATGTTCATTCATCAGAACAGCTTTATAAAGAGCCATGGCAAGATTCAGAGTTTTATCAATCATTTATCGCTTACTATGCTGAACAAGCAGGGGACTCTACATTATGTTTTGTAACGGGAGAACAAAAAGTTGGTTCCACCAAACATGCGAATAAAATCCGTAATGCTGGAGATAAAGCAAAGCTCATCTCAGCAAACGACAGTAGTGGGTTCACGTATCGTGGCCGCTTTGATAAAGCCTCTGAAGCAGCGACGATTAGTTACGAAGTATCGCAAAAAGCACACAATGCACTTAAATGGCTTATTCAAAGACAAGGGAAACTGATTGATCAACGTGTTTTCCTTGTCTGGGGGAGTCAAGTGACCGAGATGCCGAGTGCGGTTGATTCGACTTTTTCACTTGCTGCGTTGTTTAACGACGTGGAGGAGAAAGAAGTATTCGATACGAACCGAGACGGGGCACGAGCATTTTCTGATGCACTCATCGGTTATAAAAGAAAATTACCTCAACAAACAGTGAACATTTTAATAATCGATGCGGCAACGACAGGTCGCTTAGCGATTCTTTATTATCGTTCATTTGATCAAGAACAATACTTTAAGCGACTCGAATCTTGGCACACTGAACATCCGTGGGAATATGTCTACTTTGACCGTGAGAAAAAACGTCGAGTTTTCATCGGTGCGCCATCTTTGCACGATATCGCAACGGCGGCTTATGGCCCGCGTGCTAATGAAAAGTTGATAAAAGCCACTGTGGAAAGACTGGTTCCGTGTGTAGTGGACGGGCGTATCGTACCAGATGATGTTCGCCGTTGTTTAATTCAACGAGCATCGAATCCGGTAGGGCTAGAAGCTTGGGAGTGGGAGAAAACGTTACAAATCGCCTGTGGAATGATTAACAAGAAGGAAGGGATGACTGTGGCATTAGATTCAAATTTAAAAGATCGAGATTATTTATTTGGACGATTATTAGCACTGGCTGACTATTTGGAGCGGAAAGCGTTAGGGAAAGAAAATCGTTCAACCAATGCGATTCGTTACATGAACGCATTTTCTCAAAATCCTGCACGGACATGGCTGACGATTCAAAGTGCACTTCAACCATATCAAGCGAAACTTGGTGGGAAAGTAACTTACATTAACAAATTGATTGACGAGGTGGGCTCACAACTTGATCCGAGTGATTTTACGAACAAGCCGTTATCAGGTAAATACCTATTAGGTTTTTATAGTCAGCGACATGATTTGTACCAAAAACGTGAAGAAACAAATTTATCTAACGAGGAGAGTGTTGAAGCATGA
- the cas4 gene encoding CRISPR-associated protein Cas4, with amino-acid sequence MDYKQDDSYLLLSGIQHFQFCPRQWALIHIEQQWEENSRTVEGQHVHKKADDSSAREKRKDKLIVRGMAIKSETLNISGQCDVVEFVEDSAGVSLYGNPSLYRPIPVEYKRGKPKVGREDELQLAAQAICLEEMFLCQITEGYLYYNETKHRHLVLLSDALKQEVRAIVTKMNSYYHRRYTPKVKTGPHCKSCSLQNICLPELMVRESVSEYMERRLRE; translated from the coding sequence ATGGATTATAAACAAGACGATTCCTATTTGTTGTTGTCAGGTATTCAACACTTTCAATTTTGTCCACGACAGTGGGCGCTCATTCACATCGAACAACAATGGGAAGAAAACTCTCGAACCGTTGAAGGGCAACATGTACACAAAAAAGCGGATGATTCGTCCGCACGTGAAAAGCGGAAAGATAAGTTAATTGTGCGAGGGATGGCAATTAAGTCAGAGACATTAAATATTAGCGGTCAGTGTGATGTCGTTGAATTTGTCGAGGATTCAGCTGGGGTTTCCTTATATGGAAACCCTAGTCTGTATCGTCCGATTCCCGTCGAGTATAAGCGTGGGAAGCCGAAAGTTGGAAGAGAAGATGAGCTTCAGTTAGCTGCGCAAGCAATTTGTCTTGAGGAAATGTTTTTATGTCAAATTACTGAGGGTTATTTGTACTACAACGAAACGAAGCATCGTCATCTTGTACTATTGTCAGATGCATTAAAACAAGAAGTAAGAGCAATCGTGACAAAAATGAACAGCTATTATCATCGACGATACACCCCGAAAGTAAAAACCGGACCACATTGTAAAAGTTGTTCACTCCAAAATATCTGCTTGCCAGAATTGATGGTGCGAGAAAGTGTCAGTGAATATATGGAGAGGAGACTTCGGGAGTGA
- the cas7c gene encoding type I-C CRISPR-associated protein Cas7/Csd2, whose amino-acid sequence MNVLDHKIDFTVILSVSKANPNGDPLNGNRPRQNYDGYGEISDVAIKRKIRNRLQDMGESIFVQSNDRRSDSYESLRDRAEGNEELKKLMKGKGMGNQFAQEACAAWMDVRSFGQVFAFKGEKSGVSIGVRGPVSIHTATSVAPIDVTSMQITKSVNSESGKERGSDTMGMKHRVDHGVYVLNGSINTQLAEKTNFTKEDAEKLKQVLVTLFENDASSARPEGSMEVHKVYWWEHSSKLGQYSSAKVHRSISVKSMTDEPKDFSDYEIHVAPLDGLEPEVLDGL is encoded by the coding sequence ATGAACGTATTAGATCACAAAATCGATTTTACCGTCATTCTGTCTGTTTCTAAAGCAAACCCGAACGGAGATCCGCTCAACGGTAACCGCCCACGTCAGAATTACGATGGTTATGGCGAAATTTCAGATGTCGCCATTAAACGTAAGATTCGGAACCGTCTCCAAGATATGGGCGAGTCTATTTTTGTACAATCGAATGATCGTCGTTCAGATAGTTATGAAAGTCTACGAGATCGCGCTGAAGGAAATGAAGAATTGAAGAAGCTGATGAAGGGCAAAGGGATGGGAAATCAATTTGCACAAGAAGCGTGTGCAGCATGGATGGACGTCCGTTCGTTTGGTCAGGTGTTCGCTTTCAAAGGGGAGAAATCTGGAGTGTCCATTGGTGTGCGTGGCCCTGTCTCCATACACACGGCAACGAGTGTGGCCCCAATCGATGTTACGAGTATGCAAATCACGAAAAGTGTGAACTCTGAGAGCGGCAAAGAACGTGGCTCTGACACGATGGGAATGAAACATCGCGTCGATCATGGAGTCTATGTATTAAACGGAAGTATTAATACTCAACTTGCTGAAAAAACGAATTTCACGAAAGAAGATGCAGAAAAATTAAAACAGGTACTGGTTACATTGTTTGAAAATGATGCTTCTTCTGCTCGTCCTGAAGGAAGTATGGAAGTGCATAAAGTCTATTGGTGGGAGCATAGTTCGAAATTAGGACAGTACTCATCGGCGAAAGTGCACCGTTCCATTTCGGTAAAATCGATGACAGATGAGCCAAAAGACTTTTCGGATTATGAAATTCATGTTGCTCCACTTGATGGCCTAGAGCCTGAAGTTTTGGATGGATTATAA